From a single Pseudalkalibacillus hwajinpoensis genomic region:
- the ald gene encoding alanine dehydrogenase yields MRIGVPVEIKNNENRVAMTPAGVLSLTRFGHEVYIEQGAGIGSGFTDEQYLEAGAHLVSTAEEAWSMEMVMKVKEPLPQEYDYFREGLILFTYLHLAAESELTRALVEKKVIGIAYETVQLPNQSLPLLTPMSEVAGRMSAQIGAQFLEKPKGGLGILLGGVPGVKRGKVTVIGGGVVGTNAAKIAMGLGADVTIMDLSPERMRQLDDIFGTEINTMMSNPLNIAEAVKESDLVIGAVLIPGAKAPKLVTEEMIKEMKPGAVIVDVAIDQGGIFETTDRITTHDNPTYTKHGVVHYAVANMPGAVPRTSTIALTNVTVPYAVQLANKGYEKACLENEPLLKGINTMDGFVTYEAVAQAHELEYKSARIMLNK; encoded by the coding sequence ATGCGTATCGGAGTACCTGTAGAAATCAAGAATAATGAAAATCGAGTCGCTATGACACCAGCGGGTGTGTTAAGTTTGACTCGTTTTGGACATGAGGTTTACATCGAACAGGGTGCTGGCATTGGCTCTGGGTTTACTGATGAGCAATATTTAGAGGCTGGTGCTCATCTTGTAAGTACAGCTGAAGAAGCATGGTCGATGGAGATGGTGATGAAAGTCAAAGAACCTCTTCCTCAGGAGTATGACTACTTCCGTGAAGGACTGATCCTCTTTACATATCTTCACCTTGCAGCAGAATCTGAGCTAACACGTGCTCTTGTTGAGAAGAAAGTCATCGGCATTGCGTATGAGACGGTCCAGCTCCCAAATCAATCCCTGCCCCTACTAACACCTATGAGTGAAGTAGCAGGACGGATGTCAGCTCAAATTGGGGCGCAATTCCTTGAAAAGCCTAAAGGGGGCCTTGGTATCCTTCTTGGCGGTGTTCCTGGCGTGAAGCGCGGGAAAGTAACCGTAATTGGTGGTGGTGTGGTAGGTACAAACGCTGCCAAAATTGCGATGGGACTTGGAGCGGATGTTACGATTATGGACTTGAGTCCTGAACGTATGCGTCAGCTTGACGATATTTTTGGTACTGAGATTAATACGATGATGTCAAATCCGCTAAACATTGCAGAGGCTGTGAAGGAATCTGATCTAGTGATCGGGGCTGTTCTTATCCCAGGTGCAAAAGCGCCGAAGCTTGTTACGGAAGAAATGATTAAGGAGATGAAACCTGGAGCTGTAATCGTTGATGTAGCGATTGACCAGGGGGGGATTTTCGAAACGACAGATCGAATTACAACTCATGATAATCCAACTTATACGAAGCATGGCGTTGTACATTATGCAGTTGCGAACATGCCTGGTGCCGTTCCGCGTACTTCAACGATTGCTTTAACTAATGTAACTGTTCCATATGCAGTTCAGCTTGCAAACAAAGGTTATGAAAAAGCGTGTCTTGAAAATGAGCCATTGTTAAAAGGAATCAATACGATGGATGGATTTGTCACATATGAAGCGGTTGCACAGGCACACGAACTTGAATATAAGAGTGCTCGTATAATGCTGAACAAATAA
- a CDS encoding DUF3939 domain-containing protein yields the protein MKAFWNKKAKEKKIDHSTTIIDATIHEVRKAVSAFAEKKREGISLKVLVQDDNQIDTTLLAPYLGGIPSEPYFMSKETFELFEKHERHIPFWIDSMQRAVDSYVRSEKETPVIEGDPYRKISFYKLEKKALLHERPPLDFYLTEQEQMVSHRKPVR from the coding sequence ATGAAGGCATTCTGGAATAAAAAAGCAAAGGAAAAGAAAATAGATCATTCAACAACGATCATTGATGCTACAATTCATGAGGTTAGAAAAGCAGTTAGTGCATTTGCAGAGAAAAAAAGGGAAGGCATATCTCTGAAAGTGCTTGTGCAGGACGATAATCAGATTGACACCACCCTCCTTGCTCCCTATCTTGGTGGCATTCCTTCAGAACCCTATTTTATGTCGAAAGAAACGTTCGAGCTTTTTGAAAAGCATGAGAGGCACATCCCATTCTGGATTGATTCAATGCAAAGGGCCGTGGATTCTTATGTGCGTTCGGAGAAAGAAACACCTGTTATCGAAGGTGACCCTTATCGTAAGATCAGTTTTTATAAGCTTGAAAAGAAGGCACTTTTGCATGAGAGGCCTCCACTTGACTTCTACTTAACAGAGCAGGAACAAATGGTTTCACACCGCAAACCTGTAAGATAA
- a CDS encoding DUF4178 domain-containing protein — protein sequence MGFLSKLFGKKEDQNIEERTMFNIQVGDIITYDLEDYQVIGTLTYQNGGYKWYAYQLQSGGSSIWLSVEMDDELELAIYRTVKEKLSQPIPEKLTVDGVVYYREENGVAKVTGTGRGSNLNGQEVAYYEFSNDEDTEFLSVEIWGAEVEVSKGYEIEDYEIKILAGSK from the coding sequence TTGGGCTTTTTATCAAAGTTGTTTGGAAAAAAGGAAGACCAGAACATTGAAGAGAGAACGATGTTTAACATTCAAGTTGGAGATATTATTACGTATGACCTTGAAGATTATCAAGTGATTGGGACATTGACCTATCAAAATGGAGGATATAAGTGGTATGCTTATCAACTTCAATCAGGCGGTTCTTCTATCTGGCTTAGCGTCGAAATGGATGATGAACTAGAACTCGCCATCTATAGAACAGTCAAAGAAAAGCTCTCACAGCCTATACCTGAAAAGCTAACAGTTGATGGCGTCGTTTATTACAGAGAGGAAAATGGTGTAGCAAAAGTGACAGGGACTGGACGAGGAAGCAACCTGAATGGACAGGAAGTGGCATACTACGAATTTTCCAATGATGAAGATACCGAATTTCTCTCAGTCGAAATTTGGGGTGCGGAAGTTGAAGTTAGCAAAGGATACGAAATTGAAGATTACGAAATCAAAATACTCGCGGGTAGTAAATGA
- a CDS encoding PspA/IM30 family protein: MFNMFKRVKTIMSSELNAALDKAEDPVKMLEQFMKDMEADIREAETAVAKQISNEKMLKKKLDDANAMVTKRQDQAVKALESDNDDLARRALQDKKDHEAKAQTLKESYDRAKTDADSLRSKLDEMKEEYRQMQLKKDGLKARAESAKTKTKINRAMSGIGGDESRRGFDRMEEKVLQYEAEAETSEDMKSRSLDDELDALDKNDGIDDELAELKKKMGKE, encoded by the coding sequence ATGTTTAACATGTTTAAGCGCGTCAAAACCATTATGTCATCTGAGTTAAATGCTGCACTGGATAAAGCTGAAGATCCGGTCAAAATGCTGGAGCAATTTATGAAAGACATGGAAGCAGATATTCGTGAGGCTGAAACCGCAGTTGCGAAGCAAATATCGAATGAGAAAATGCTTAAGAAAAAATTGGATGATGCAAACGCAATGGTTACGAAACGTCAGGATCAGGCTGTCAAAGCCCTGGAATCTGATAATGATGATCTCGCACGCAGGGCACTTCAGGATAAGAAAGATCATGAAGCAAAGGCGCAGACGTTAAAAGAGTCTTACGATCGAGCGAAAACGGATGCTGATTCTCTGCGCTCTAAGCTTGATGAAATGAAAGAAGAATATCGTCAAATGCAATTGAAGAAGGATGGCCTAAAAGCGCGAGCAGAATCAGCAAAAACAAAAACGAAGATAAACCGTGCCATGTCAGGAATTGGTGGCGATGAGTCCAGACGTGGCTTTGATCGAATGGAGGAAAAAGTCCTCCAATACGAAGCAGAAGCTGAAACCAGTGAGGATATGAAATCTCGTTCACTTGATGATGAACTTGACGCGCTTGATAAGAACGATGGAATCGATGATGAGCTAGCAGAGCTTAAGAAAAAAATGGGGAAAGAATAG
- a CDS encoding DUF4247 domain-containing protein, with amino-acid sequence MKWLTGLLIAFVLLLSACGITKDIQEIVEDRYQLEDVVESSVDEGDFSRVYQAGEDIPAVASYLKEQIKPNEVSEVKDGKQILVYDDYIVTLLKGEDESSTLVEVATVGFVRDNYQPDFFDGLLAYYILDEILDVDDWGKKQKERCKSNSGNCYGGYRATGGTYKGPSTIPSFRGSSSRGGGPGTGK; translated from the coding sequence ATGAAATGGCTAACTGGATTGCTGATCGCCTTCGTTCTGCTCTTATCAGCTTGCGGAATCACGAAGGACATTCAAGAAATCGTGGAGGACCGCTATCAGCTTGAAGATGTAGTAGAGAGCAGCGTAGACGAAGGAGACTTTTCGAGAGTCTATCAGGCTGGTGAGGATATTCCAGCTGTTGCTTCGTATCTTAAGGAACAAATAAAGCCGAATGAAGTCAGTGAAGTAAAAGATGGAAAACAAATTCTAGTATACGATGATTACATTGTGACGTTGTTAAAAGGAGAAGATGAATCGAGTACTCTTGTGGAAGTAGCAACAGTTGGATTTGTAAGAGACAATTATCAACCAGATTTTTTTGACGGTTTATTAGCTTATTACATACTTGACGAAATTCTTGATGTTGATGATTGGGGAAAAAAGCAGAAAGAGCGTTGTAAGAGTAACAGCGGTAATTGCTATGGAGGTTATCGTGCAACTGGTGGGACATATAAGGGTCCTTCAACCATCCCCTCGTTTCGAGGATCAAGCAGTCGGGGTGGCGGACCGGGAACCGGAAAATAA
- a CDS encoding DUF350 domain-containing protein encodes MGPFLLTLTYFIAAIVVVAVGLILFELVTTKYKDWEQIEKGNTAVALSIGGKIIGICLILAFSIYHSADVLETIIWGAYGVFLQLIAYYIFDFLTRRFSVEQKLHDGMVAVGILSMCVSIGLGFVVGASIT; translated from the coding sequence ATGGGGCCATTTTTATTAACACTTACTTACTTTATTGCGGCTATCGTGGTCGTTGCGGTCGGACTTATTCTATTTGAATTAGTTACAACTAAATATAAAGACTGGGAGCAAATTGAAAAAGGGAACACAGCAGTCGCGCTATCAATTGGAGGAAAAATAATTGGGATTTGTTTAATTTTAGCGTTCTCAATCTATCATAGTGCAGATGTTCTTGAAACCATTATCTGGGGCGCATATGGCGTTTTCCTTCAGCTTATTGCGTATTACATCTTCGACTTTCTTACAAGACGATTCTCAGTCGAACAAAAGCTCCACGATGGGATGGTTGCTGTAGGAATTTTGTCGATGTGTGTATCTATAGGTCTTGGGTTTGTTGTTGGAGCGTCCATCACGTAA
- a CDS encoding polyamine aminopropyltransferase translates to MGNKLSKSSQLYWASGIVSICGIIFEVLFGALGSYILGDGVKQYTLTISLFLTGMGIGASLSERVVKSLITRFIAIELLIGFIGGLSSFTVFGITAVAGEEATAVVLYSIILVIGGLTGLELPILIRKANEIGVEMNKSTARVLFSDYAGGLVGGLLFAFYLRPEFGLVKSAFLVALVNISVAFWMIYSFRKEIIHRAAYMGVALFIFVLMIAGTIFGEEIAFSFEQRLYKDPIIHSEETPYQKIVLTKEQGDLRLFLNGQLQFSSSDEHRYHEPLVHIPMAASADPKNILILGGGDGLAVREILKYDTITSITVVDLDPRIVELASTNHMLTELNEHAFEDERVEAIHKDAFRYMEDTRTLFDVIIADLPDPNNESLNKLYTWEFYSMLRNHLKRDGALMVQATSPVFATEAYWTISRTIEETGLTTANYHVDIPSFGNWGFVLGTRNPVNQQDLEFAVQTEYLSSNMIPALTAFGKDEDEYIVKNGEEVMLEPNTLIRPHLIEKYEKAWLYY, encoded by the coding sequence ATGGGGAACAAATTAAGTAAGAGTAGTCAGCTGTACTGGGCTTCAGGGATTGTATCTATTTGCGGTATTATATTTGAAGTATTGTTCGGCGCGCTGGGCTCTTACATACTAGGAGACGGCGTAAAACAATATACGTTAACAATTTCACTTTTCTTAACAGGAATGGGGATTGGTGCCTCTTTAAGTGAGAGAGTGGTTAAAAGTCTGATCACCAGATTTATTGCGATTGAACTTCTTATTGGCTTTATTGGTGGATTATCGAGCTTTACTGTATTTGGAATAACAGCAGTTGCAGGTGAAGAGGCAACTGCTGTTGTTCTCTATTCTATTATTCTTGTGATCGGTGGTCTAACGGGACTTGAATTACCCATTCTTATTCGCAAAGCGAATGAGATTGGGGTTGAAATGAATAAAAGTACAGCGCGCGTTCTTTTTTCAGATTATGCAGGTGGTCTTGTTGGTGGTCTTTTATTTGCGTTCTATTTAAGACCGGAGTTTGGACTGGTAAAATCCGCCTTTTTGGTTGCGCTCGTTAACATCAGTGTAGCTTTCTGGATGATTTATTCTTTTAGAAAAGAGATCATTCATCGAGCAGCGTACATGGGTGTAGCTTTATTCATTTTTGTTTTGATGATTGCTGGTACCATTTTTGGCGAGGAGATTGCTTTTTCATTTGAACAGCGACTATACAAAGATCCGATTATCCATTCTGAAGAGACCCCATATCAGAAAATCGTTTTAACAAAGGAACAGGGAGATCTTCGTTTGTTTTTAAATGGTCAGCTTCAGTTCAGTTCAAGTGATGAACACCGGTACCATGAACCACTCGTCCACATTCCGATGGCAGCTTCAGCTGATCCGAAGAATATTCTTATTCTCGGAGGAGGAGATGGTCTAGCTGTGAGAGAGATCCTTAAATACGACACGATTACGTCTATTACGGTAGTTGATCTTGATCCGAGGATAGTTGAACTCGCGAGTACAAATCACATGTTAACTGAATTAAATGAGCACGCATTTGAAGACGAACGGGTTGAAGCCATTCATAAAGACGCATTTCGGTATATGGAAGACACTAGAACGTTGTTTGACGTAATCATCGCAGATCTACCAGATCCAAATAACGAATCGTTAAATAAGCTCTACACATGGGAATTCTATTCAATGCTGCGAAACCATCTTAAACGTGATGGTGCACTGATGGTACAGGCTACTAGTCCAGTTTTCGCTACGGAAGCCTACTGGACCATTTCAAGAACAATTGAAGAAACGGGCTTAACGACCGCAAATTATCATGTTGATATTCCGAGTTTTGGAAACTGGGGTTTTGTATTGGGAACGAGAAACCCTGTTAATCAACAGGACTTAGAATTTGCGGTTCAAACAGAATACTTATCATCAAATATGATTCCTGCCCTCACGGCTTTTGGAAAAGATGAAGATGAGTATATTGTTAAAAATGGGGAGGAAGTAATGCTTGAGCCCAATACATTGATACGACCGCATTTAATTGAGAAATATGAAAAAGCATGGTTGTATTATTAG
- a CDS encoding metal-dependent hydrolase has protein sequence MKVTFHGHSVVEVVTDKAKILIDPFISGNGQCDLNADQVTCDVILLTHGHNDHVGDTVEIAKRNDALVVAPFELATYLGFKGVNAHPMAIGGAHEFEFGTVKLTQAFHGSSYTEEENQQIIYTGMPAGILFTSDGKTVYHAGDTGLYSDMKLLSNRQIDLAFLPIGDNFTMGPEDAAIAAKWINADLTVPIHYNTFPLIEQNPHSFVESLEGKKGKVLNPGESIGL, from the coding sequence ATGAAAGTAACGTTTCATGGACATTCTGTAGTTGAAGTGGTAACTGACAAAGCCAAAATTTTAATTGATCCATTTATTTCAGGTAACGGTCAGTGTGATCTTAATGCTGACCAGGTCACATGCGATGTTATTCTTTTAACACATGGACATAATGACCATGTTGGTGACACAGTTGAGATTGCAAAACGGAATGATGCTCTTGTTGTAGCTCCGTTTGAACTTGCTACATACCTTGGCTTTAAGGGCGTGAACGCTCATCCGATGGCAATTGGCGGCGCTCACGAATTTGAATTCGGAACTGTCAAGCTCACCCAGGCATTTCATGGTTCAAGTTATACAGAAGAAGAAAACCAGCAAATTATCTATACTGGTATGCCTGCAGGAATTCTTTTCACTTCAGATGGTAAAACAGTCTATCACGCAGGAGATACAGGATTGTACTCTGATATGAAATTATTATCAAATCGTCAAATTGATCTAGCTTTTCTACCAATAGGTGATAATTTTACGATGGGACCAGAGGATGCAGCAATTGCAGCCAAGTGGATTAATGCTGATCTAACAGTACCTATTCATTACAATACTTTTCCTTTAATTGAACAAAATCCACATTCATTTGTTGAAAGTCTTGAAGGAAAAAAAGGAAAGGTACTTAATCCGGGAGAATCAATTGGGCTATAG
- a CDS encoding DRTGG domain-containing protein has protein sequence MTTKHEQILAYIETLEVGSKISVRQIARELKVSEGTAYRAIKDAENKGTVSTIERVGTIRITKKEKENIEKLTYAEVVNIVDGQVLGGRNGLHKTLHKFVIGAMKLEAMMRYVDPGSLLIVGNRDNVHKIALEAGAAVLITGGFDAQDDVKKMADAYDLPIISTSYDSFTVATMINRAIYDRLIKKEIALVSDILTPLTKTSFLVTTENVGRWHELNESTLHSRYPVVDPNMKVQGIVTSKDILGEQHETSISKVMTKHPLTVNEQTSVASAAHTMIWEGIEMLPVLDHYQRLIGIISRQDVLKALQMIQQQPQIGETFDDLITSQIKDISTGSESRYSCEVTPQMTSLLGTLSYGVFTTLVTEAGSRVLKKYKKGDLVVENITLYFIKPVQIDHKIVIIPKVLEVSRKFGKVDIEIHHEGSVVGKALMMAQLIDR, from the coding sequence TTGACAACAAAGCATGAGCAAATTCTAGCATACATTGAGACACTAGAGGTCGGAAGCAAGATCTCTGTGCGCCAAATTGCAAGGGAATTGAAGGTGAGTGAAGGAACAGCATACAGAGCGATTAAGGATGCTGAAAACAAAGGAACAGTCAGTACTATTGAAAGAGTAGGAACGATTCGTATTACGAAGAAAGAAAAAGAAAATATTGAGAAGCTAACTTATGCGGAAGTCGTTAACATTGTCGATGGACAAGTGCTTGGAGGACGGAACGGCCTACATAAAACCCTCCATAAATTTGTTATCGGCGCAATGAAGCTTGAAGCGATGATGCGTTATGTTGATCCGGGAAGTTTATTAATTGTAGGGAATCGAGATAATGTTCACAAGATTGCTCTCGAAGCAGGGGCTGCAGTTCTCATAACAGGAGGATTTGATGCGCAAGATGATGTAAAGAAAATGGCGGATGCGTATGATCTTCCTATTATTTCAACTTCTTATGATTCCTTCACTGTAGCTACAATGATCAACCGAGCCATTTACGATCGATTGATTAAGAAAGAAATCGCTCTTGTAAGTGATATTTTAACGCCTCTTACTAAGACGAGCTTCCTCGTCACAACTGAAAATGTCGGACGCTGGCATGAATTAAATGAGTCTACACTGCACAGCCGCTATCCTGTTGTAGATCCTAATATGAAGGTACAGGGGATTGTCACATCTAAGGACATTCTGGGAGAACAACATGAGACGTCAATTTCTAAGGTGATGACAAAGCATCCTTTAACCGTTAATGAACAGACGTCGGTTGCTTCTGCTGCTCACACGATGATTTGGGAAGGAATCGAAATGTTACCAGTCCTCGATCATTATCAGCGTTTGATTGGAATTATCAGCAGGCAGGACGTTTTGAAAGCTCTGCAAATGATCCAGCAGCAACCACAAATTGGTGAGACGTTCGATGATTTGATTACAAGCCAAATTAAAGATATATCAACAGGGTCTGAGAGTCGCTACAGTTGTGAAGTGACTCCTCAAATGACTAGCCTTCTAGGAACGTTATCTTATGGTGTTTTTACAACGTTAGTAACAGAAGCCGGGAGCAGGGTCTTAAAGAAATATAAAAAAGGCGATCTGGTTGTTGAGAATATCACGCTTTATTTTATTAAGCCGGTCCAAATTGATCATAAGATAGTGATCATTCCGAAAGTGTTAGAAGTGTCCCGCAAATTTGGGAAGGTGGATATAGAAATTCATCATGAAGGATCAGTCGTTGGGAAAGCGCTGATGATGGCGCAGCTAATCGATCGCTAA
- a CDS encoding YtpI family protein, which translates to MPIFVILIVFSIVFYLFYRVKSFRTNGVATKQWLNSKASIALGLFLIFFAINTFTVYITTVTYIVGAAFILLGVANVVVGYKKYRHYLPFAIEEANEMNQL; encoded by the coding sequence ATGCCTATCTTTGTTATTTTAATTGTATTTTCTATTGTCTTCTACTTATTTTACCGTGTGAAATCGTTTCGAACGAATGGTGTTGCTACAAAACAATGGCTTAACTCTAAAGCAAGCATTGCGCTTGGTTTATTCTTAATCTTCTTTGCCATTAACACTTTCACAGTTTATATCACAACAGTAACCTACATAGTTGGTGCAGCATTTATTTTACTTGGTGTAGCCAATGTTGTTGTCGGATACAAGAAATATCGCCATTATCTGCCTTTTGCTATTGAGGAAGCGAATGAAATGAATCAGCTTTAG
- a CDS encoding DHH family phosphoesterase gives MKEQILDAIEAYETIIIHRHVRPDPDALGSQGGLAELIRTSFPSKKVLTVGEEEPSLMFLNKMDDISDDMYENALVIVCDTANQPRISDNRYRNGKLLIKIDHHPNEDPYGDLLWVDTASSSVSEMIVDLYLTAKARGYNLSHQGAFLLYAGIVGDTGRFMFSNTTQRTFSYAGELMKFEVDTGALYNELYKTEQHIARLNGYVLQHFEASQNGAGWMKITKDIVASYGVSASEASQLVNTFSNVTGLKAWVFFIEEEDQIRVRLRSKGPVVNTIAAKYNGGGHPMAAGATVYTWEEADAVLVDLEKACTE, from the coding sequence ATGAAAGAACAAATTTTAGATGCAATTGAAGCCTACGAAACGATTATTATACACCGTCATGTCCGACCGGATCCGGATGCGCTTGGATCACAGGGAGGGCTGGCTGAACTAATTAGAACATCCTTTCCTAGTAAAAAGGTGTTGACAGTTGGTGAGGAAGAGCCATCCCTTATGTTTTTGAATAAAATGGATGACATATCCGATGATATGTACGAAAATGCACTAGTTATCGTTTGTGACACGGCAAATCAGCCACGTATCAGCGATAATCGTTATAGAAATGGGAAACTCCTGATAAAGATCGACCACCACCCTAATGAGGATCCTTATGGTGATCTACTCTGGGTTGATACTGCGTCCAGTTCAGTTAGTGAAATGATTGTTGACCTGTATCTAACGGCAAAAGCTCGGGGTTACAACCTTTCTCATCAAGGGGCTTTTCTTTTGTATGCTGGAATTGTTGGGGATACAGGAAGATTTATGTTTTCCAATACGACGCAACGAACATTTTCATATGCAGGAGAACTTATGAAGTTTGAAGTAGACACGGGCGCTTTGTATAACGAATTGTATAAAACGGAGCAGCACATCGCTCGACTTAATGGATATGTGCTCCAGCATTTTGAAGCTTCACAGAACGGTGCTGGATGGATGAAAATTACGAAAGATATTGTGGCTTCCTATGGAGTCTCAGCAAGTGAAGCCTCACAACTCGTAAATACTTTTTCAAATGTGACCGGCTTAAAAGCCTGGGTATTTTTCATTGAAGAAGAGGATCAAATTCGCGTGCGCCTTCGTTCGAAAGGCCCCGTTGTCAATACGATTGCTGCAAAGTATAATGGCGGCGGGCACCCAATGGCAGCCGGTGCGACGGTTTATACGTGGGAAGAAGCGGATGCCGTTCTTGTTGATCTTGAAAAAGCATGCACTGAATAA
- the ytrI gene encoding sporulation membrane protein YtrI yields MRVPPIYSRKGWQRFLAGLSVGVVFGWLFFLMLFGIMYEKQITTMKEQKIEIYDLKIQNQTLLDDQKNYDNKDLEKTLLIKNIQVTFEKDKDLPLNSLTRHELKKDIQAELNDLLNKDLGSVSRTRSFIIHSLENKTLIIDDIKYGFEVKQFVLWTSVEVVLTVQLIQ; encoded by the coding sequence ATGAGAGTGCCTCCTATCTACTCAAGAAAAGGCTGGCAAAGATTTCTTGCTGGTCTTTCTGTTGGTGTTGTGTTCGGATGGCTATTTTTTCTCATGTTATTTGGAATCATGTATGAAAAGCAGATAACAACGATGAAAGAGCAAAAGATTGAAATTTACGACCTTAAAATACAGAATCAGACTTTACTCGACGATCAGAAAAATTACGATAATAAAGACCTTGAGAAAACCTTACTTATTAAAAATATCCAGGTTACATTTGAAAAAGATAAGGATCTACCATTAAATTCATTAACCCGTCATGAGCTTAAAAAGGATATCCAGGCTGAATTAAACGATCTCCTGAACAAAGATTTAGGATCTGTGTCAAGGACAAGGAGCTTTATCATTCATTCTCTTGAAAACAAAACATTGATCATTGATGACATCAAATATGGATTTGAAGTAAAGCAATTCGTGCTCTGGACTTCTGTAGAAGTCGTATTAACGGTGCAGTTAATTCAGTAG
- a CDS encoding YtrH family sporulation protein has translation MERVTLVTLIIAFFVAFGVIVGGSLIGGIGAFLSGEPPLHWIFVVAQRLKIWAIAAAIGGTFDTINNMERSFLSGSPDEIMRQFLWIFCALGGAQAGMEVINWFTQERSSL, from the coding sequence ATGGAGAGAGTAACACTCGTAACACTAATTATTGCATTTTTCGTAGCATTTGGTGTAATCGTCGGTGGCTCATTAATTGGTGGCATCGGTGCTTTCCTCTCCGGTGAACCGCCATTACACTGGATTTTCGTTGTTGCACAACGCCTTAAAATCTGGGCAATTGCAGCGGCTATTGGAGGAACGTTTGATACCATAAATAACATGGAAAGAAGTTTTCTGAGCGGTTCTCCCGATGAAATCATGCGGCAGTTCCTGTGGATTTTCTGTGCCCTCGGAGGCGCGCAGGCCGGAATGGAAGTGATTAACTGGTTCACACAGGAACGATCTTCTTTATGA